One window of the Cryptomeria japonica chromosome 7, Sugi_1.0, whole genome shotgun sequence genome contains the following:
- the LOC131028964 gene encoding pyruvate decarboxylase 2-like translates to MESSVDVNSQWPESNDLGCPPCIKTVNCALQGSGNAVGPATLGRHLARRLVQVGVRDVFSVPGDFNLTLLDHLIAEPELNLVGCCNELNAGYAADGYARSRGVGACVVTFTVGGLSVINAIAGAYSENLPVICIVGGPNSNDYGTNRILHHTIGLPDFTQEYRCFQTVTCAQVIVNNLDDANELIDHAISTALIESKPVYISISCNLSAIPHHTFSHEPVPFCLTSRLSNPTSLEAAVEATAQFLNAAVKPVLVGGPKLRVAKAKDAFGELANASGYAVAAMPSAKGQVLETLPHYIGTYWGAVSTAFCAEIVESADAYLFAGPIFNDYSSVGYSLLLKKEKAIIVQPNRVTVTNGPTFGCVLMKDFLEALAKKLKRNTTAFENYQRIFVPQGVPLKGAPNEALRVNVLFKHIQAMLSNDTAVIAETGDSWFNCQKLKLPEKCGYEFQMQYGSIGWSVGATLGYAQAAPDKRVIACIGDGSFQVTAQDISTMIRSGQKNIIFLINNGGYTIEVEIHDGPYNVIKNWNYTGLVDAIHNGEGKCWTTKVKTEEEVIEAIKTAEGPKKDCLCFVEVIAHKDDTSKELLEWGSRVAAANGRPPNPQ, encoded by the exons ATGGAATCAAGTGTAGATGTAAACTCACAGTGGCCTGAGAGCAACGATTTGGGATGTCCACCCTGCATCAAGACTGTAAATTGCGCACTGCAGGGGTCTGGAAATGCGGTGGGGCCTGCCACGCTGGGGCGCCATCTGGCTCGGAGGCTTGTCCAGGTGGGCGTGCGTGACGTTTTCTCAGTGCCAGGGGACTTCAATCTGACATTGCTGGATCATCTGATTGCAGAGCCTGAGCTCAATTTGGTGGGGTGTTGTAATGAGCTCAATGCCGGCTATGCTGCCGATGGCTATGCCCGCTCCAGAGGCGTGGGAGCCTGTGTTGTCACTTTCACTGTTGGTGGGCTCTCTGTTATCAACGCCATTGCAGGGGCTTACAGTGAGAATCTGCCGGTTATATGCATAGTTGGGGGACCCAACTCCAATGACTATGGCACTAACCGTATTCTTCATCATACCATCGGCCTTCCTGACTTTACCCAGGAGTATAGATGCTTTCAGACTGTAACATGTGCTCAG GTGATTGTGAACAATTTGGATGATGCCAATGAGCTCATTGACCATGCGATTTCTACAGCGCTTATAGAGAGCAAGCCAGTTTATATCAGCATCAGCTGTAATCTCTCTGCAATTCCCCACCACACTTTCAGTCATGAGCCTGTTCCGTTCTGTCTCACATCCAG GCTAAGCAATCCAACAAGTTTGGAAGCAGCTGTGGAAGCTACTGCACAGTTTCTAAATGCGGCAGTTAAGCCGGTATTGGTTGGGGGTCCAAAGCTCAGAGTTGCTAAGGCAAAAGATGCATTTGGGGAATTGGCAAATGCTTCAGGTTATGCTGTGGCTGCAATGCCATCTGCTAAGGGGCAGGTTTTAGAGACTCTTCCACACTACATAGGAACTTACTGGGGTGCAGTCAGCACTGCATTCTGTGCTGAAATAGTTGAGTCTGCAGATGCATATTTGTTTGCAGGGCCCATTTTCAATGATTATAGTTCAGTGGGTTATTCATTGCTCTTGAAGAAGGAAAAAGCTATAATTGTGCAGCCTAATAGGGTAACTGTCACAAATGGACCTACTTTTGGCTGTGTACTAATGAAAGACTTCTTAGAAGCCCTCGCAAAGAAGTTGAAGCGCAACACAACAGCCTTTGAGAATTATCAGCGTATCTTTGTACCTCAAGGTGTTCCCTTGAAAGGTGCTCCAAACGAGGCTCTTAGAGTCAATGTGCTATTCAAACACATTCAG GCCATGCTATCAAACGATACAGCTGTCATTGCTGAAACTGGCGACTCTTGGTTCAATTGCCAGAAGCTTAAACTCCCAGAGAAATGCGG GTATGAGTTCCAGATGCAATATGGATCAATTGGTTGGTCTGTCGGAGCTACACTGGGATATGCTCAAGCCGCTCCAGATAAGCGGGTCATTGCCTGTATTGGTGATGGAAGCTTTCAG GTAACAGCCCAGGATATATCTACCATGATTCGATCGGGCcagaaaaatatcatatttttgATCAACAATGGAGGTTATACAATCGAGGTCGAAATTCATGATGGACCATACAATGTTATAAAGAATTGGAACTACACTGGTCTAGTAGATGCCATTCATAATGGTGAAGGGAAATGCTGGACTACCAAg GTTAAAACAGAAGAGGAGGTTATTGAGGCTATTAAAACTGCCGAGGGACCTAAAAAGGATTGCTTATGCTTTGTTGAAGTAATAGCACACAAGGATGACACAAGCAAAGAGTTGCTTGAATGGGGGTCTAGGGTAGCAGCAGCAAACGGCAGGCCACCCAATCCTCAGTAG